The DNA segment GCATTACATAAATAAGCACTAAAGAAGCTAAAACCGTAGTCACTGAAATAAAAATCATTATCGCTATATTCTCTTTATAACGATACTCATATCTATAATTGGCCTGTGCAAAAGAAACAGCCGGTGAAAACAGAAGATATACCGCTAAGATCATCAATAAGCCATAATTCATCTCTGTCAAAGCTGATATTTGCGGCAAGAAGATACCACAAAAGGAAAATAGTATCACCGAAAACAGACCACTCAAAACCTGTAAAGAACCAACATACTTTTTTAGCCCTGATCCATAATCTTGCTTCGCCCGTCCAATGCTCATCTCTAAGTCCAATGAACAAATAATTAACATTAGCGAATACCACGAGCTAAAAGTCGATGCAACACCATAATCATGCGTAGAGAGAAGTCTAGTATAAATTGGCATAGTGATTACGGAAATTGCCTTTACAAAAACTGTTGATATCGTATACCATACACCAGCTTTTAGTACTTTCTCTCCACTCTCTATTTTTTTACCACTTTCTTGCATTATTATCTCCATGTTAGTTTTTATTTTTTTCCTGAAAGAAAGCGTTTCACTTTTGCAGTTCCTGTGTTTCCAAGCAGTTTTTTTGCTAATTCTTTTGCCATTCCAGAAGATGAAACTTCTATACTCGATGCAATATTAAAGGCCTCTCTATCGTCTGCCGCATCAGTAAAAACCTCAAAAATTATAGGCTTATCTTTGTTTTCAGAACTTACAAATTCAGGATACACTTCTTTGAATTCGTCCTTGCTTTCTGCAGTCATGTATTCAAAACCAAGATCTTCAGCAAAGTGACGAACAAGACTTTTTGACTTGTTTCCAAAGTGTCCAGCAGCAGCTATAAATTTATCTGTTTCTTCATCTCCAAAAAAACGGTATCCGGGCGCTCCCTGTAGTTTCATAACACCGCCGCTGTTATTATTAATTAATAGAATTCTGACATTATTCTTGATACTGCGGTTTCCTAAAGAGTTCAAATCATAGAAAAATGTCAAATCGCCCAAAACACAAAAGCACAGTTCTTCTTTTACCAGCGATGTTCCTATGAATGCCGACATAATACCATCAATACCTCTACACCCAACATTACTGCTAGATTTTACTGAATCAGGAAAATCAAACAGAGTCCATGCACGAATAGTATTGCTCACACCAATATGAATATAAGAATTTTCTGGCAAATTTGGAGCAATTTTAGAGGCTATATACACATTAGAAAATGGAAGTTTGCTTTCATCAATTAATATGTTTTCAGTTGTTTCTTTGCATTTTTGCAAAAACACTTCTTTCATGTCATCCAATTTTTCATTGCCCACATAGTTAGAAAAAAAGTTGATTTCTTCCATTTCAAAAACCGCACTTAACTTCTTAAACGTATCACGCAATTCTCCATCCGGATTAACTCTCCATACCTCCCGAACAGCCTTAAATCTTGCCATTGCTGGCCCATCTCCTGCTGCTCCACCAATATGCACAAGCAAAGAAATTCCATTAAAAATATCAAATCCTGATTTTTGAAATGCTACTAATCCTGCATGTACAGCATATTTCCCGTGGTATCCACTTGTATGGTCACAAAAGACAACTGCATCATATTTCCCGCAAAAAGAATCTATAGCCTTCGTTTCTTTCTCCGAAAACTCATTATGGCTTCCAATAAAAATTGCGGTTCTGCCCTCCGGTACTGCCGGAAGTATGTCTTTGTAGCTATATCTATTAATCATGCGAGAGTCCGGGAGTTGAGTCAAATCAAACTGGTAATCATCATTGCAGCACGGCAAATCAATATGGACAGGTCCTCCCCCTCTATGTCTTAATGCAAGCAAAGCCTTATTTACTTCAATTTCCGTTTGCCACACATCTTCTTTGTCTTTAATAATCGGCAACCGGACTTTCATAACTAAAGCATCACGAGCAGAAACACTGCGGTCAATAATCTGAGGTTGTAAATGTCCTATTTCTGCATAACGATGAACACCCGTAACTGCCAAAACCGGAAGTTTTCTGTGATATGCTTCTGTTAAGCCGGGATAATAATCTCTTGATGCTGTAGCCTCTGTGCAAGTGATAATAACTGGTTCTTTCGTTGCTGCTGCCATCCCGCATGCCATGTATGCAGCACTACGTTCATCAACAGCTGAATATAGTTCAAACTCTCCGCAGTATTGTAATCCGGCTGCAAATTCCAAATTCGTCGTTCCCGGAGAAATTATTGCACGCTTAATTCCATGCTTTCGTAATAATGCAATAAGAATTTGCACACTCGTATTATTAGTGTATCCTGTAATCATATCATTTGCTCCTTTTCTCAATTTGATAATACTTGAAATTCAATCCCCGTTTAGAACAAAACTTTGGTATTTCAGAGTCTGGGCACAACATTTCATTTATCTTTTTTCCCTTATTATCTGCTCTCATCAACAAACAAATTGATTTGACTGGTTCAGCAAATAGTGGAAATTTGTTGAGTAATTTTTTTATCTTCAGTCCAAGCCTCTTAATTGTTATATCGTGAAACCACATTGTATCAAAGCAGGTATAGCCATTTAGCGCACCCTTTGGGCTAGTAATAATTACCGTTCCACCATCTCTTAAAATACTAAACGTATGTCTTAATATTTCTTTTGATGCTTGCAACGATCTTTCTGGTGATAGAATTACGAAGACAGAACTGCCATCATCAACTAGCGAATGTACATCTATGTATTCACCAATAATTAAAAAGTCAACATTTCTTATAGTTCCCGTCGCATTCATTTGATTTACATTATTTTTTAATTTTTTATATAATGCAAAATTAACCGCTATATATATGCCAATTAGTATCAGAACTGCAAATAGGAACCATAAATGTTTTATAAAACATATCACTAATATGAATACCCAAAGGCATCCACCAATCATCAACAATTTTAATAACCTGGACATAACCACGACTCCAAATACATTTTATAGTTTTCATTGATTAAATTAATCAGAGAAATATCCTCTGGCTCTAAATCAAAATTCAACAAGTTACTGTATTCCTGTATCCTTGACACCTTTTTAGTCGTAAACACCGGAATCACTCCTGTACTTATATGCCAGCGCATAATAATTTGTCCAATATTACGATTATATTTATCCTCCAACGATTTAAGTGCCGTATTGTTGCGAATCTTTGGATTCATCTTGCACAATGGGGAATATGCTTGTACAGTGATGTTTTTAGACTTAAAGTATTCAACATCTTCATCACAAGTTCTTAGCGGATGTCGCTCAATTTGAACAATATCAACCTTATGATCATGTGCAAGTAATTCATCGATATGGCGCTTTCTAACATTACACACACCAATATTCCTTATCAATCCATTGTTCTTTGCACATTCAAGACTATGCAGAGTATTTTCCAAATACTCCGGAATCGGCCAATGTATCAAAACCGCGTCAAAATAACTTACTCCAAGATTTTTACCACTGTGACTTAAATATTCGCTAACATCCCCGCTTTTCTCTTGCATCTGCCAAGGATCAATCTTTGTCTGTACCCAGCATTCTGATCGGCTTACAATTTTTTCCTGTTCTAAGTCGGATATAACCTTTCCTAATAGACTTTCTGTTCCATAACTTGGTGCCGTATCAAAAGCGTTAATCCCATTGCAAATGCAGCTTTGAACGATACTTTTAAATTCAATGTAATCCTTACTCGACGACAAACCTGTTCCAAGGATCAGTTTAACTTGATCTAATTCAGTCATACTCACTCCCCACTAGTCTTTCTCTCCAAAATTTCTATAACAGCCGCTGTCGTTTCATACGATTTTTCTTTCATAGTGCAGTGAAGCGATTTCAGCCTATCTTTATATTCCTCATAATTGTCCACAAGCATATTATATCTATCTTCAAGTTCTTTCGCTTCCAGATTATTAATATCTATGCAATACTCATCTAAACCAACAGATTTAATAAATCCTTTCATTTTTTGTTCATAAGATATTGAAATAAACGGAGTCCCCATTTTAGCCGAAAAGATATTACTATGATAACGCATTCCGACAACTGCGTACAATTTTCCTATCAAAAACTGCTGAAAATAAGAATCATAAGTATCAACATTGGCCGCGACCATAAAACAGTCTTCTGAATACATATACTTGCTCATTGTCACAGTATCGTTTGAGGTTCCATATAATTGAGGTATAAAAATTATGCCGTATCCCTCATTGATTCTTTTCTTAATAAATTCTTTAAATACCGTAGGAATCTTCTTGACATGTTCATTATCTTTATACGACGGGTGCCAATCTAATTCAGTAATTGTAATTCCAATACACCGACTATGTTTTGACATAAAGTCAGTCAACTCTGTATATCTAACAAGTTTGTTTTGATTTAATTCTAAATCAACATCATGCTGCAAAGCTGAATCTAATGTTTGAATTGCCCTTACTTCCGGAACAAAATCATTCACATATTGTAGAGAAATCGGATCACGTACAATAACCCGTTCTGCACCTAGTAGTATTTTCTTGCGATCAATATTTTTCTTCCGATCTTTAAACGGCCCCATAGATGGTGCATAAAACATATAAGGAATATTATTCTTTTTTACAATATCCAAAGTCCACAAATAAAAAAATTCGACACCCTTATATATATCGCC comes from the Eubacteriaceae bacterium Marseille-Q4139 genome and includes:
- a CDS encoding polysaccharide pyruvyl transferase family protein, whose product is MNILVIHAHTANRGDEAAVKAMVDELLTKYPEAKITIALNGVTPYPNMPQQVELIDRFPKVHNRIAQVEFVLAHLTAGKCVFTKAGKEFMNTLKSADLVIHAPGGPSIGDIYKGVEFFYLWTLDIVKKNNIPYMFYAPSMGPFKDRKKNIDRKKILLGAERVIVRDPISLQYVNDFVPEVRAIQTLDSALQHDVDLELNQNKLVRYTELTDFMSKHSRCIGITITELDWHPSYKDNEHVKKIPTVFKEFIKKRINEGYGIIFIPQLYGTSNDTVTMSKYMYSEDCFMVAANVDTYDSYFQQFLIGKLYAVVGMRYHSNIFSAKMGTPFISISYEQKMKGFIKSVGLDEYCIDINNLEAKELEDRYNMLVDNYEEYKDRLKSLHCTMKEKSYETTAAVIEILERKTSGE
- a CDS encoding aldo/keto reductase — protein: MTELDQVKLILGTGLSSSKDYIEFKSIVQSCICNGINAFDTAPSYGTESLLGKVISDLEQEKIVSRSECWVQTKIDPWQMQEKSGDVSEYLSHSGKNLGVSYFDAVLIHWPIPEYLENTLHSLECAKNNGLIRNIGVCNVRKRHIDELLAHDHKVDIVQIERHPLRTCDEDVEYFKSKNITVQAYSPLCKMNPKIRNNTALKSLEDKYNRNIGQIIMRWHISTGVIPVFTTKKVSRIQEYSNLLNFDLEPEDISLINLINENYKMYLESWLCPGY